One genomic window of Mustela erminea isolate mMusErm1 chromosome 13, mMusErm1.Pri, whole genome shotgun sequence includes the following:
- the LOC116571520 gene encoding protein argonaute 2-like, translated as MAAPSLRGSVWTWKPRLGVGIVWRQLGRPAPPPKPFYPALPPRPLPEGGLGHLQTLPAEPSRRRGLPRRLARPPRRARTVGAFPAASRCSGIQQSRLGIAFLATKPAPGRVRGGGGGLLFGAGAGGHPARGQRESARVCVLDCSSGDSGGRGRGGGGDASRRAGEAGGGAKWKPGSREPGARAGGTAGAPRRDEAPRARGHPVGGWRGRGAAGAGGGWAPGSGRLASRSPPRALPRSLPGLPVSRPSSPRRRRRRQQRASTGRAPRAEPQRCPRLTPYVPPGPPAAVRGARQLGASTESYCFLAQVCCRTHGGE; from the exons CCCCCAGCCTGCGGGGAAGCGTCTGGACCTGGAAGCCCCGATTGGGGGTAGGAATCGTTTGGCGGCAGCTCGGCCGCCCCGCTCCCCCTCCGAAGCCCTTCTACCCGGCCCTGCCGCCTCGACCCTTACCTGAGGGGGGTCTCGGCCACTTGCAAACTCTGCCAGCGGAGCCCAGCAGGCGCCGGGGTCTCCCTCGGCGACTCGCGCGTCCCCCTCGGCGCGCCCGAACCGTGGGCGCCTTCCCCGCTGCCAGCCGCTGCAGTGGCATCCAGCAAAGCCGACTCGGGATCGCCTTTCTCGCCACCAAGCCTGCTCCGGGCCGGgtccggggcgggggtggggggctgctctTCGGGGCTGGCGCAGGGGGCCACCCTGCGCGCGGCCAGCGGGAAAGTGCAAGAGTGTGCGTCCTGGATTGCAGCAGCGGCGACAGCGGCGGCCGGGGACGAGGAGGCGGTGGCGACGCCAGCCGGCGAGCCGGGGAGGCGGGCGGCGGCGCGAAGTGGAAGCCGGGCTCCCGCGAGCCTGGCGCCCGGGCGGGCGGCACTGCGGGTGCCCCGCGCCGCGACGAGGCCCCGCGCGCGCGCGGCCACCCGGTCGGGGGATGGCGAGGCCGGGGcgcggcgggcgcgggcggcggctgGGCGCCGGGCTCCGGCCGCCTTGCCTCGCGCTCGCCGCCTCGCGCGCTGCCTCGCTCGCTGCCCGGACTTCCCGTCTCCCGCCCGAgctccccgcgccgccgccgccgccgccagcagCGCGCCTCAACCGGGCGCGCTCCTCGCGCGGAGCCACAGCGCTGCCCCCGCTTAACTCCTTACGTGCCACCTGGCCCTCCTGCAGCCGTCCGCGGAGCCAGGCAACTCGGCGCCAG CACAGAATCCTACTGTTTCTTGGCCCAAGTCTGCTGCAGGACTCACGGAGGAGAGTGA